The Dysidea avara chromosome 13, odDysAvar1.4, whole genome shotgun sequence genome includes a region encoding these proteins:
- the LOC136243092 gene encoding uncharacterized protein, which produces MSAWLIFVSYVVLLSINTSSAFVIVRQNTDNDMDAICTTTSPCTDLQPALPEMRSGSTLVISAGTNYTLSYDDAMTMYGMESVSIVGDGSANTIITCDGDAGLAFINVHNITIANLTLVGCGAWRNSTTRNGTYNHTLIFQCGIYFLDCSDVTMYDIILRDGPGTGVMMYDTIGIVTITNSHFLNNKVPSSKVEEFPGGGGVYIEFSYCKPDTTDFTACDPAVVANAHYSIHNCTFVENIGTSIRQKTTNYIAPIGSIHQQFGRGGAVSIYHKGNATNNTIMITDSLMLNNRAVWGGGICNDVLDAAQNNSVILRNVTFRGNSCPLAAGTGGGGIRIHFFPQVSMPRDVFTISNSIFDSNSAYYGGGISVSMNREKGVFVATNGITLENCTWVNNVARVGSAVDLSSSFDISEGQLAIPLLSNCNFTSNSNSYTNNVVQPLGLGAVHSNAVSITFTGRNYFIKNDGTALAVTDGVIDFIKQASGIFLDNHGLRGGAMALLGSTVLRVYPKTTLLFERNEATDRGGAIYSLSVGVRDVLNSFKCFIRYHNYVLAPQHWQTNFTFINNTSPNPGHAIYCTTLIPCSWGDSSFVLTPEVINETFRWNNVFTYSNDDEDTIATDPANANLITNTLSFSPGQLYNLNVSITDDVGVSRRTVLFVHSANDSVANVADTSTFVSDNLVEVHGSPGQQFQLDFQTITTRVLSFSLNTTLSRCPPGFYFPRNTDSSSNECKCSIYDSKQKYNDIPFCDEKALQAFLQPHFWAGYIDNDVLVTASCPAGYCYTKGNNRIPLPTEANKQKLDELICSPKNREGILCGHCKPGYYVYANSKDYECGLCTLESGMVIQFFVKFVPLFIFLLTIILMDINLAAGQLNAFVFFSQMLHTLNIHAGGQITVSDAAKPFVEFYQFCYGVFNLQYIESLDSFPSVCTFKYESALTSIILDYVTALCPVIVIFIVWFIMYTSDYCVFMGQRNILGKVAFRVRQFYRRVKPNKKISLSQSFFRGLVTFLVLSYTKFTLVTLSILTPAYLSGPGGKSYGLVVNLDGTLEYFGTKHLAYALPAVIVLVLFVLLPLAVMAMYPRACNALGLRIHKMMPFFDALHGSFKHDRHYFALLYFIYRLILVAIFTFTPEVQQQYVLQQVICIAIVMLHVTMKPYKKNFHNVIDVCLLALIPAVISISSFQLFNVNNFNGVNQFAMVIQIILLYLPLLYLGLVVSYKIYQRKKGCNGMEVLMGSQPHSRSYEDMPARVLNSMSYSEFSDGSFQEEYQVYEDQKKIDDKL; this is translated from the coding sequence ATGTCAGCTTGGTTAATTTTCGTCTCTTACGTTGTTCTTCTTTCCATCAACACTAGCAGTGCTTTTGTAATCGTGCGGCAAAACACTGACAATGATATGGACGCGATATGTACTACAACTAGTCCGTGTACTGACCTACAACCTGCCCTACCTGAGATGAGAAGTGGTTCCACACTAGTTATAAGTGCTGGTACTAACTACACATTATCCTATGATGATGCAATGACCATGTATGGAATGGAGTCAGTTAGTATAGTAGGAGATGGATCTGCTAACACTATTATCACGTGCGACGGTGATGCTGGCCTGGCATTTATTAATGTACACAACATCACTATTGCCAACTTGACTTTAGTGGGGTGTGGTGCTTGGAGGAACAGTACGACACGAAATGGTACCTACAACCACACCTTGATATTTCAGTGTGGTATTTACTTTCTGGATTGTAGTGATGTAACAATGTATGACATCATATTACGTGATGGACCAGGGACTGGTGTGATGATGTATGACACAATAGGAATAGTCACCATAACAAATAGTCACTTCTTAAATAACAAAGTTCCAAGCAGTAAGGTAGAAGAGTTCCCTGGAGGTGGAGGAGTGTACATAGAATTTTCCTACTGTAAACCTGACACTACTGACTTTACAGCTTGTGATCCAGCAGTAGTAGCCAATGCACACTACAGTATTCATAATTGTACATTTGTTGAAAACATCGGCACATCAATAAGACAGAAAACTACAAACTACATAGCCCCAATTGGCTCTATTCACCAACAGTTTGGTCGTGGTGGGGCTGTGTCGATATACCACAAGGGAAATGCCACAAACAATACCATCATGATCACTGACTCACTTATGCTTAATAACAGGGCAGTGTGGGGAGGTGGAATATGTAATGATGTACTGGATGCTGCACAGAATAACTCAGTGATTCTCAGGAATGTAACATTTAGGGGAAATTCATGTCCACTGGCTGCAGGAACAGGAGGTGGTGGTATCAGAATACACTTTTTCCCACAAGTGAGCATGCCAAGAGATGTATTTACTATTTCAAATTCTATATTTGACTCTAATTCTGCCTATTACGGTGGTGGAATATCAGTGTCTATGAACCGAGAGAAGGGTGTATTTGTAGCAACTAATGGCATTACACTGGAAAATTGTACATGGGTGAATAATGTTGCACGTGTTGGAAGTGCTGTTGACTTATCATCAAGTTTTGATATATCAGAGGGCCAATTGGCTATACCACTACTAAGTAACTGTAACTTTACCAGTAATAGCAATTCTTATACCAACAATGTAGTACAACCACTTGGTTTAGGAGCTGTACATTCAAATGCAGTTTCTATTACTTTTACTGGAAGAAATTATTTTATCAAGAATGATGGTACAGCACTAGCTGTAACTGATGGTGTTATAGATTTTATTAAACAAGCTTCAGGAATATTTCTGGATAACCACGGACTGCGAGGAGGGGCCATGGCTTTGCTAGGGAGCACAGTGTTACGTGTTTATCCCAAAACAACACTATTGTTTGAGAGAAATGAGGCCACAGATAGAGGAGGGGCCATCTATTCTTTGTCTGTTGGTGTCCGAGATGTACTGAATTCCTTCAAGTGTTTTATTCGATATCATAATTATGTGCTGGCACCACAACACTGGCAAACTAACTTTACATTTATCAACAACACTTCTCCTAATCCTGGCCATGCCATCTACTGTACCACACTGATACCATGTTCTTGGGGTGACTCTTCCTTTGTCCTAACACCTGAAGTGATAAATGAAACATTTCGTTGGAACAATGTTTTCACTTATAGTAATGATGATGAGGACACTATTGCTACTGACCCAGCTAATGCTAACCTTATTACAAACACACTCAGTTTTTCTCCAGGACAATTGTACAATCTGAATGTTTCTATTACTGATGATGTTGGTGTATCACGTAGGACAGTATTGTTTGTTCACAGCGCCAATGATTCTGTTGCTAATGTAGCAGATACTTCAACGTTTGTATCTGATAATTTAGTTGAAGTTCATGGTTCTCCTGGTCAACAGTTTCAACTGGACTTTCAGACAATCACCACCAGAGTTTTATCATTTTCTCTTAACACCACTTTGTCCAGGTGTCCACCAGGCTTCTATTTTCCGAGAAATACCGATTCTTCCAGCAATGAATGCAAGTGTTCGATATACGATAGTAAACAAAAGTACAATGATATTCCATTTTGTGATGAAAAGGCACTACAAGCATTTCTCCAGCCACACTTTTGGGCAGGATACATTGACAATGATGTACTAGTAACAGCAAGTTGTCCTGCTGGATACTGTTATACTAAGGGAAACAACAGAATTCCATTGCCTACTGAAGCCAATAAACAGAAGCTTGATGAACTAATTTGTTCTCCTAAAAATCGTGAAGGAATCCTGTGTGGTCACTGTAAGCCAGGATATTATGTGTATGCCAATTCAAAAGATTACGAATGTGGTTTGTGTACATTAGAATCTGGCATGGTGATACAGTTTTTTGTCAAGTTTGTTCCCCTCTTCATATTTTTACTTACTATAATATTGATGGACATCAACCTTGCTGCAGGCCAGTTAAATGCATTTGTCTTTTTCTCCCAAATGTTACACACACTAAATATACATGCTGGAGGACAGATCACTGTGTCTGATGCAGCTAAGCCATTTGTGGAGTTTTACCAGTTCTGTTATGGAGTGTTCAACTTACAGTATATTGAATCACTTGATAGTTTCCCTAGCGTATGCACATTTAAATACGAGAGTGCTCTAACTTCCATAATACTTGACTATGTGACAGCTTTGTGTCCAGTTATCGTCATTTTTATTGTGTGGTTTATCATGTACACATCGGATTACTGTGTCTTCATGGGCCAACGAAACATTTTGGGTAAAGTGGCATTTAGAGTACGTCAGTTTTATCGGAGAGTCAAGCCTAACAAAAAGATCTCACTCAGTCAATCATTCTTTCGAGGACTAGTCACCTTTTTAGTATTGTCTTACACAAAATTCACTTTAGTTACTCTCTCCATATTAACACCAGCTTACCTGTCAGGTCCTGGAGGAAAGAGTTATGGTCTTGTGGTCAATTTGGATGGAACACTGGAGTATTTTGGAACTAAACATTTAGCATATGCTTTACCAGCTGTTATTGTCTTGGTACTGTTTGTGCTACTTCCATTGGCTGTGATGGCCATGTATCCACGTGCGTGTAATGCACTGGGACTACGAATTCACAAAATGATGCCGTTCTTTGATGCACTCCATGGTTCGTTCAAACATGACCGCCACTACTTTGCATTGCTTTACTTCATCTATCGGTTAATACTAGTAGCCATTTTTACATTCACACCTGaagtacagcaacaatatgtgCTCCAGCAAGTCATCTGTATTGCCATAGTAATGTTGCATGTGACAatgaagccatacaagaagAATTTTCACAACGTCATAGATGTTTGTCTGCTAGCTCTTATTCCAGCTGTGATCAGCATTAGCTCTTTTCAGTTGTTTAATGTTAACAATTTTAATGGGGTCAATCAGTTTGCCATGGTTATCCAAATTATTCTCCTTTATCTTCCATTGCTTTACCTTGGCTTGGTAGTTTCATACAAAATATACCAGAGGAAAAAAGGCTGCAATGGTATGGAGGTCTTGATGGGGTCTCAACCCCACTCTCGATCTTACGAAGATATGCCAGCCAGAGTGCTCAACTCTATGTCATACTCAGAGTTTAGTGATGGTAGTTTCCAGGAGGAGTACCAAGTATATGAAGACCAAAAGAAAATTGACGATAAATTGTAG
- the LOC136243110 gene encoding transmembrane 9 superfamily member 4-like translates to MVLPHQLWCCRHIFKMFVFSMLTSVIMQAQLSNSFYIPGVAPTEYKAKEKLDIRAVKMTSVKTQLPYDYYALPFCKPSDSKLHYKPENLGEILRGDRIVNTPYEMLVHESIQCRVVCGGGTTPLKLSKQESNMFINMIKEDYTLHMLIDNLPAATAFKNINTKELQYEDGFKLGFVVEGKVFLNNHLDMTIRYHPVTSTADDEELYRIVGFEVVPRSFAASSLKATEAKTCTLSDYKVEVLQLVPDSENEVIFSYSVSWEPSNVAWASRWDTYLHMSDVEIHWFAICNSVAIVLFLSGILALIIVRTLRRDIARYNRDEEFDDALEETGWKLVHGDVFRPPQYPMLLVACIGSGLQLFCMVLVIIVFAMFGMLSPASRGALMTAAIVFFMFMGILGGYHAARLYKTLKGTNWKQAAAMTAGLYPGILFGTGFFLNFFIWGAHSSGAVPFTTMIALLCLWFGISVPLIFIGFYFGFRKQPYDHPVRTNQIPRQIPDQVWYLSPFISTLIAGILPFGAVFVELFFILTAIWENQFYYLFGFLFLVFVILIIACSEVTIVMVYFQLCSEDYHWWWRSMFLSGACSYYVFAYSVVYYYTKLEINEFIPTILYFGYTIIMVIGFWLLTATIGFYSTYTFIRQIYAAVKQD, encoded by the exons ATGGTGTTACCGCATCAACTATGGTGTTGTCGACATATATTTAAAATGTTTGTATTCTCTATGTTGACGAGTGTGATAATGCAAGCGCAATTATCCAATTCCTTCTACATCCCTGGAGTGGCTCCAACAGAGTACAAGGCTAAAGAGAAACTAGACATAAGG GCTGTTAAAATGACGAGCGTTAAAACACAATTACCTTACGACTACTATGCACTACCTTTCTGCAAGCCATCAGACAGCAAGCTACATTATAAGCCTGAAAACCTTGGAGAGATACTAAGAGGTGACCGCATTGTCAACACCCCTTATGAG ATGTTGGTTCATGAATCAATCCAATGTCGAGTGGTTTGTGGGGGTGGTACCACTCCTCTGAAACTGTCCAAACAAGAAAGCAACATGTTCATCAACATGATCAAGGAAGATTACACGTTACACAT GTTGATTGATAACTTGCCAGCTGCAACTGCCTTCAAGAACATCAACACAAAGGAGCTCCAGTATGAGGATGGCTTCAAACTGGGCTTTGTTGTAGAAGGAAAG GTGTTCCTCAATAATCACCTTGATATGACAATCAGATATCACCCTGTAACCAGCAC TGCTGATGATGAGGAATTGTATAGGATTGTTGGATTTGAAGTGGTGCCAAGAAG CTTTGCTGCAAGTAGCCTAAAAGCAACAGAGGCTAAAACTTGTACACTTTCTGATTACAAAGTGGAAGTATTACAATTAGTACCAGACT CTGAGAATGAGGTCATATTCAGCTACAGTGTCTCATGGGAG CCTAGCAACGTAGCCTGGGCCTCGCGATGGGACACGTACCTACACATGAGTGACGTTGAG ATTCACTGGTTTGCCATCTGCAATTCAGTTGCCATAGTGTTGTTTTTATCTG gtatACTGGCTCTCATTATTGTCCGCACACTGAGGAGGGATATTGCCCGCTACAATCGTGATGAAGAATTT GATGATGCACTGGAAGAGACAGGCTGGAAACTAGTTCATGGAGATGTTTTCCGTCCACCCCAGTACCCCATGCTGCTTGTTGCATGTATAGGCTCTGGTCTACAACTGTTCTGTATGGTACTAGTGATCATTG TATTTGCCATGTTTGGGATGTTGTCACCTGCAAGCCGTGGGGCACTGATGACTGCTGCTATAGTGTTCTTCATGTTTATGGG CATTCTTGGAGGTTACCATGCTGCTAGATTGTACAAAACCTTGAAGGGCACTAACTGGAAACAAGCAGCTGCAATG ACTGCTGGCCTGTACCCCGGTATCCTGTTTGGAACTGGTTTCTTTCTCAACTTCTTCATCTGGGGAGCACACTCATCAGGAGCC GTTCCCTTCACTACCATGATTGCTCTTCtgtgtctctggtttggtatatCAGTACCACTGATCTTCATTGGATTCTACTTTGGCTTCAGAAAACAA CCATATGACCACCCGGTAAGGACCAATCAGATTCCACGACAGATTCCTGATCAAGTTTGGTACTTGTCTCCATTCATCAG CACTCTGATAGCTGGTATTCTGCCATTTGGAGCAGTGTTTGTAGAGCTGTTCTTTATACTGACT GCAATTTGGGAAAATCAGTTTTATTACTTGTTTGGATTCTTATTTCTTGTGTTTGTCATCCTGATCATCGCCTGCTCTGAGGTTACCATAGTGATGGTGTACTTCCAGCTGTGCAGTGAG GATTATCACTGGTGGTGGAGATCAATGTTTTTATCTGGAGCATGTTCATACTACGTGTTTGCATATTCTGTAGTCTACTATTACACTAAG TTGGAAATCAATGAATTTATTCCCACGATACTTTACTTTGGATACACCATCATCATGGTGATTGGTTTCTGGTTGTTAACAGCAACCATTGGATTCTACAGCACGTACACTTTCATCAGGCAAATATATGCTGCCGTCAAACAAGACTAA